One Zymoseptoria tritici IPO323 chromosome 3, whole genome shotgun sequence genomic region harbors:
- the MgSPR4 gene encoding subtilase ((PFAM pf00082) with signal peptide): protein MPTFSSTLIPLLLPAVTFAVPTIIRTQSTETIPNSWIARLVPDAGLPDALSSVFSTAGIESKLNYTIGSVTGFAFDGDDAVLDALQSLGEIEHVEPDVIMRASVPIGFFDPPVYRPSVVNGTNTTAPSNSSSDLVTQENSTWGLARISHKDAGASDYVYDASAGEGTFVYIIDTGINSAHEEFAGGRAVLGQSFVDDSDGEDDQGHGTHCAGMVGGTTYGVAKNTTIIAIKVLDASGSGSTSTVLKDGECVGAEREWLVDIGVGGKGCWTASGGY, encoded by the exons ATGCCTACCTTCTCCAGCACCCtcatccctctcctcctcccggcGGTCACCTTCGCCGTCCCGACCATTATCCGCACTCAGTCCACCGAGACCATCCCAAACTCCTGGATCGCCCGCCTCGTCCCAGATGCCGGCCTGCCCGATGCTCTCAgctccgtcttctccaccgCAGGTATCGAGTCCAAGCTAAACTACACCATCGGCTCCGTGACAGGTTTTGCTTTCGATGGTGACGATGCTGTCCTCGACGCTCTACAAAGCCTCGGCGAGATCGAACACGTCGAACCAGACGTGATCATGCGAGCGAGCGTGCCGATCGGATTCTTCGATCCTCCTGTCTACAGGCCCAGCGTTGTCAATGGGACGAACACCACGGCTCCCAGCAACAGTAGCAGCGACTTGGTGACGCAAGAGAACAGCACTTGGGGCCTGGCCAGGATCAGTCACAAAGACGCGGGAGCATCGGACTACGTTTACGACGCTTCGGCCGGCGAGGGCACCTTTGTTTACATCATCGACACAGGCATCAACTCTGCACACGAAGAATTTGCTGGCGGGAGAGCCGTGCTCGGCCAATCCTTCGTCGATGACtccgacggcgaagacgaccaAGGTCACGGCACGCACTGCGCGGGTATGGTCGGTGGAACAACATACGGCGTC GCCAAAAACACAACAATAATAGCCATCAAAGTCCTCGACGCCTCGGGCTCAGGCTCCACCTCCACGGTCCTCAAAGACGGCGAATGTGTTGGTGCAGAACGGGAGTGGCTTGTAGATATTGGGGTGGGAGGGAAGGGCTGCTGGACGGCTTCTGGGGGATATTGA
- a CDS encoding electron transfer flavoprotein subunit beta: MSGLRILVPVKRVIDYAVKPRVNKAQTGVETNVKHSMNPFDELSIEEAVRMRERKLPVEDILAFSAGPAKSQDILRTAMAMGADRGIHVVEEKTDLEPLSVAKLLQKVVEEEKRNLVILGKQSIDDDANQTGQMLAGLLNWPQATQASKVEIDGESVTVTREVDGGVETLKAKLPMIITTDLRLNEPRYASLPNIMKAKKKPLEKKTLGDYGLDGEKRLKTVKVEEPKARQGGGKVEDVDGMIAKLKELGAL, encoded by the exons ATGTCTGGACTCCGGATCCTCGTGCCCGTCAAGCGGGTTATTGACTATGCC GTCAAACCGCGTGTCAACAAAGCCCAAACCGGCGTAGAAACCAACGTCAAACACTCCATGAACCCCTTCGACGAACTCTCCATCGAAGAAGCCGTCCGCATGCGCGAGCGCAAACTCCCCGTCGAAGACAttctcgccttctccgccggcCCCGCCAAATCCCAAGACATCCTGCGCACGGCGATGGCCATGGGCGCGGACCGAGGAATCCACGTGGTAGAAGAGAAAACCGATCTGGAACCCTTGAGCGTCGCGAAGTTGTTGCAAaaagtggtggaggaggagaagaggaaccTGGTGATACTGGGGAAGCAATCCATCGATGATGACGCGAACCAAACGGGACAAATGCTCGCGGGACTTCTGAACTGGCCGCAAGCGACGCAGGCGAGCAAAGTGGAGATCGACGGCGAGAGTGTCACGGTGACGAGGGAGGTGGACGGCGGAGTGGAGACGTTGAAGGCCAAGTTGCCGATGATTATCACGACGGATTTGAGGTTGAATGAGCCAAGGTATGCGAGTTTGCCGAATATtatgaaggcgaagaagaagccgttggagaagaagacactcGGGGATTATGGCTTGGATGGGGAGAAGAGGTTGAAGACGGTCAAGGTGGAGGAGCCCAAGGCGAGGCAGGGAGGCgggaaggtggaggatgtggatggGATGATTGCCAAGTTGAAGGAGTTGGGAGCGTTGTAA
- the CYP-2 gene encoding putative P450 monooxygenase (P450 monooxygenase with unknown function. Multiple seq alignment and NJ analysis clustered this model with gi 83768858 (a p450 in a PKS cluster in A. oryzae) and the model ESTEXT_FGENESH2_PG.C_80245. The closest match among characterized p450 was StcB (A): MALPIIPLLAALFLLAHLLHKHILHPLFLSPLSSIPPAHWSSHFSSLWILSHRHSQSDTFAIHAAHTRLGSIIRLAPNELSVNSVNRGIRTIYAGGFEKGEWYSEGFANFGVPPMFGMHGAREHGRRKRMVSHVYAKSTLQGSEALGGITKVLVERLRGRLSEAAKTGEQVEMYELFAATMMDFVTGYVFGLGQGTDFLREEKRAREFFKGFKERQRFTFWAQECARLMRWVGWMGLRSWFVPKWVDESNEESERWVLEMCDRAEEVVQRQEAGVKKTESKDTPIVYAQLRQSFIKEARKDTKDNPSTTSILQSSHLDLASELLDHVLAGFDTSSITLTYLAWQLSRPSNAHWQSRLRTQIATLNTSLDAKLIDNLPILHAVLMETLRLHAAIHGIQPRLTPEGLSSLGDPEAGLVVRDVPGGARVQSQAYSLHRNPEVFPEPEEWRPARWLPSSPASETKVEYEARQREQLRWFWAFSSGGRMCVGSHLAMLDMKATIVAVWGRFDTAIGDDEGMKGVNGGYMAEPLGVFDEEDGQRKRFLRLRLKEL; the protein is encoded by the coding sequence ATGGCCCTCCCAATCATACCTCTCCTGGcagccctcttcctcctcgcccatctccttcacaaacacatcctccaccccctcttcctctcccccctctcctccattcCTCCGGCCCACTGGTCCTCccacttctcctccctctggATCCTCTCTCACCGGCACTCTCAATCCGACACCTTCGCAATCCACGCCGCACACACCCGTCTCGGTTCCATCATCCGTCTCGCACCCAACGAACTCTCCGTCAACTCCGTCAATCGTGGCATCCGAACCATCTACGCCGGAGGTTTCGAGAAAGGCGAATGGTACTCGGAAGGATTCGCGAATTTTGGCGTACCGCCGATGTTTGGTATGCACGGCGCGAGGGAACAtgggaggaggaaaaggatGGTGAGTCATGTTTATGCCAAATCAACGCTGCAAGGGAGTGAGGCATTGGGTGGGATTACGAAGGTATTGGTGGAAAGGTTAAGAGGGAGGTTGAGTgaggcggcgaagacgggAGAGCAGGTGGAGATGTATGAGCTTTTcgcggcgacgatgatggatTTTGTGACGGGGTATGTGTTTGGATTAGGGCAGGGGACGGATTTtttgagggaggagaagagggcgagggagTTTTTCAAGGGTTTCAAGGAACGGCAGAGGTTTACGTTTTGGGCGCAGGAGTGTGCGAGGTTGATGAGGTGGGTAGGATGGATGGGTTTAAGGAGTTGGTTTGTGCCGAAGTGGGTGGATGAGAGTaacgaggagagcgagaggTGGGTGCTTGAGATGTGTGATCGAGCCGAAGAGGTGGTCCAAAGACAAGAAGCTGGAGTCAAAAAGACTGAGTCGAAAGACACCCCAATCGTCTACGCTCAACTACGACAATCCTTCATCAAAGAAGCCCGTAAAGACACCAAAGACAACCCATCCACCACTTCCATCCTCCAATCCTCCCATCTCGACCTCGCCAGCGAACTCCTCGACCACGTCCTCGCCGGCTTCGACACCTCCAGCATCACCCTGACCTATCTCGCCTGGCAACTCAGCCGTCCCTCAAACGCCCACTGGCAATCGCGCCTCCGCACCCAAATCGCAACTCTCAACACCTCGCTCGACGCAAAACTCATCGATAACCTACCCATCTTGCACGCGGTCCTCATGGAAACTCTCCGTCTCCACGCCGCGATCCACGGGATCCAACCCCGTCTCACGCCGGAAGGGCTCTCGAGCCTCGGCGACCCGGAGGCCGGTCTCGTGGTGCGTGATGTTCCCGGCGGTGCGAGGGTGCAGTCGCAAGCTTACTCTTTGCATCGTAATCCTGAGGTGTTTCCTGAGCCGGAGGAGTGGAGGCCTGCACGTTGgctaccttcttcgcctgcttCCGAGACGAAGGTAGAGTATGAAGCAAGGCAGAGAGAGCAACTGAGGTGGTTTTGGGCGTTTAGTTCGGGAGGAAGGATGTGTGTGGGGAGTCATTTGGCGATGCTGGATATGAAGGCTACGATTGTGGCGGTTTGGGGGAGGTTCGATACGGCGATTGGGGATGATGAGGGGATGAAGGGTGTTAATGGGGGGTATATGGCGGAACCGCTTGGTGTgtttgatgaggaggatggacaGAGGAAGAGGTTTTTGAGGTTGAGGCTGAAGGAACTTTGA